The genomic DNA GTGAGTCATTCGTTTTATAGGCAGAGACTTTAAGTCCTTTTTTAAGGCCTATTTCGATACTGTCAGTGAGATAGAACTCTTTCTGGGAATTCTCTGACCTGATCTCATATATAACCGAGGATAAGAGGGTGCTGTCAAAGGCATAAATACCGGTATTTACCTCTCTGATCTGCTTAATGTCGTCATCCGCATCCCTGTCCTCAACTATCCGTGCAATAGAACCATCAGGTCTTCGGACAATCCTCCCGTAACCTGACGGGTCTTCCACATCTGTCGTAAGCACTGTCAAGGATGACCCCTCCTTCTCATGCATGACAAGGAGACCTTTGACAGTCTCAGGTGTTATAAGAGGGACATCGCCGCACAAAATAAGAACTGTCCCTTTATAATCTTTCAGAGAATCCATTCCTGTTTTTACTGCATCGGCAGTACCATCCTGCCGTATCTGCAAGACAATCTCCACATCCGTTCCGGCCAGGGCATCCTTTACCGTGTCAGCCTGATGACCCACTACCACTATAATTTTTTCTGAATGCAACCCTTCAGCAACACTGACAGGGTAGAGGAACATCGGCTTTCCCGATACAGGATGGAGTACCTTGGCAAGACCGGATTTCATCCTCTTACCAAGCCCTGCTGCCAGTATAATAGTTGCTAAATTCTTGCTCATAGTCAGACCTTAACCCCGGCCTCTTTGGAATCCCCTGCCTTTGTTGAAGAAAATCCCTCCGGTCCCTTGTGCTGTTTCGCGTCTTTCAGGTGAGGAGGCGTGTAAAGCCCACCTGAGATCAGCATCTTCATCGCATCCTCCACACCCATGCTAAGCGGTGTTACCTTGTTTTCAGGTACAAATATAAAATATCCTGTTGTTGGATTAGGTGTAGTAGGAATAAAGACATTAACCACAGTCTCCGTAGTTAAATTCTGGACTTCACCGCGGGTCACACCTGTGATAAAACCCAGGGAATAGACACCATCCCTCGGAAATTCTACAATGACAACGCGGTTAAAATGCTCCTTCCCCTGAAGCGATAAGGTGTCAACAATATGCTTGAATACAGTATAAATGCTCCTGACCAGCGGTACCCTGTTCATCGCCCGCTCCGACAGGTTCATCACCTTTTTCCCGATAAAATTGGTTGTCAGCACCCCGACCAGAAAGATCAGGATAACGAGCGTTATAATCCCCATTCCCGGGATATAGTACTTACCAATCCCTTTGAGGGAGTCGCCGAGAAAGCCTTCAAGGAATCTGAGGAGCGTTGATAATACGAGATACGTACCCCAGATAGGTGTAATGACTAAAAGACCGGTGATGAAATATCTCTTTAGTTGACCTTTCATTATATTACGACATAATACAATATAAGGGCTGATAGTATCAAGCAATTTATAGAAGAAACCATGGACACGCTTGCCAACTTACGACCCGCTGTATTTACTTCGTGGCGATTGGCACCCTCATTTTTCAGCGTCAACCGTTTGATATTTATCTGATCATACGTTATCATGGTCAAATGGAGGGGAAATTTATAACATTTGAAGGCATAGAAGGGTGCGGCAAGACGACCCAGGCAAAACTCCTGGTCCAATATCTCGAGGGAAAAGGATACCGTGTATTGATGACCAGAGAGCCGGGCGGCACAGCTATCAGCGAGGCTGTCCGGGAGATTCTGCTTTCCACTGATTTCAGCAATATGCATCCTCATACCGAAGTCCTTTTATATCTTGCAAGCAGGGCGCAGCATGTAAATGAAGTAATCAGACCCGCATTAGATGATGGTAAGATAATTGTTTGTGACAGATTCTCTGATTCCACCTTTGTTTATCAATCTCTCGTAAGAGGTTTAGACATGCACATGATCAAGTCTATTAACAGATTTGCAACTGGAAAACTCTCACCTCACTTAACCTTTGTGTTGGATATAGACCCTGAAGAAGGATTAAGGCGAGCAAGGTCACGAAATCAGAAGAATATGAGGGAAGAAGACAGGATTGAGAAGGAGGCCATGGATTTTCATCAGAGGGTAAGGGAAGGCTATCTCAAATGGGCCGCAGAAAATCCTGACCGGTTATATGTAGTCCGGTCAGACAGGGAAAAAGAAGAGGTGCATGAGGAAATAGTTGGACTGATGGAGAAGACAGGGAAATTTCAATAATGGGTTTTAAAGAGATCAGAGGCCAGGAAAGGGCAATAAATATACTTAAACGGGCAATAGCAACTGACCATGCAGCTCATGCGTACATCTTCCATGGACCGGAGGGTGTTGGCAAGAAGCTTGCGGCAATGACTTTTGCAATGGCAATGAATTGTACTGAAGACAAAGGCGATGCCTGCGGTCAATGTATTTCATGCAGAAAGATCTCATCAGGGATACATCCTGACTTTACATTACTTGACCAGGATAGCGGCGATATCAAGATCGCTGCAATAAGGGATTTAATAAACGGGATGGTATATAAACCACTCGAGGCAAAAAAACGGGTGATAATAGTGAATGGGGCTGAAAGATTTAACCTCTCTTCATCCAATGCCTTTCTTAAGACCCTTGAAGAACCGCCTGCAAACACAGTTATAATCCTCATAAGTTCAAGCCCTGACATGTTACTTCAAACCATCCTGTCAAGATGTCAGAAGATCTCGTTCAGTCAAATTCCTCCTGACATTATTGCCGGCATTTTAATGGATAAGATGGGTATTGAAGAAGTACAGGCTGATTTTGTTTCCTGCATGTCAGATGGAAGTCCCGGCAAGGCAATATCCTTAGCATCAGAAGATATCCAGCAGATACGGCTTCACATTTTAAACGGGATATTCACAACGAACAGGGAAAGCAGAGGTGCCGTATTTGAGTTATCAGAAAAATATTCAAAAGACGACGACTCCTTTTACAATGTCCTCTTTTGGATCATAACCTGCCTGAGAGACATGCTCATATTGAAGGAAAATGGAGACTCCGGCCTCATCATCAACAAAGACGTGAGCAGAATCCTGACGGATTTAAAAAACAGGATGAGCCTGGAGAGGCTGCTTGATATAATGGGAATGGTAAAGTCCGTTTATAAGGGACAGGAGAGGAATATGAACAGACAACTTGCCCTGGATGTGCTGGGCAATAAAATTGCTGACGGAATATCCGTATAAAGCAGAACCGTCAAACCTTGCGGGAGCAACAAATGGAAGAAAACAATAATATAGAAACAGCACCGTTGAAAGAAGGTATAAAGATAGTCGGTATCAGAAGCAGGGACCGTGGAGTTATAGTGCACTTTGATCCTCAGGATATTATCGCCCGTGTAGGTGACTATGTTGTTACAGAAGGAGAATATGGAGAAGAGATTGGACGCGTAGTGTCGCCGCCAAGATATGTCCTGAAAGTGCTCAACAATAAACCACTCAAAAAGATATTACGTACGGCTGTCAGTGATGACTTACAAAAACTTGAATCCCATTCAAAGATGGAACAGGAGGCCTTTTCATACTGTAATGAGCGCATATCGGACAGAAGACTCCAGATGAAACTGATAGACGTTGAATTTTCATTCAATGAAAGCAGGATATCTTTCTACTTTTCTGCTGACACACGAATAGACTTCAGGGAACTGGTTAAGGATCTTGCTTATAAATTCAATGCACGCATTGAATTAAGACAGGTAGGGATCAGGGATGAGGCAAGGATGATAAGCGGTTTTGGCACATGCGGACGCCCTTTGTGCTGCGCTACATTCCTGAAAGAATTCACCACTGTATCTATAAAAATGGCAAGGGAGCAGGGCATCGTGATCAATCCCGTCAAGATATCCGGGATGTGTGGAAGGCTTATGTGCTGTATCGCCTATGAACAGGGAAGCAAGAATGACAAAAGGTAAATTCATAACGACTCCTATCTATTATGTCAACGATGTACCGCACATAGGTCATGCATACACTACAGTGGCCGCTGATGTCCTTGCAAGGTACTATAGGATGTGTGGTCATGAAGTCATGTTCCTTACAGGGACCGATGAGCACGGACAGAAAGTACAGGAGGCTGCGGCACGACACGGTAAATCTCCTGAGTCATATGTAGATGAACTTGTTGTAAGATTCAGTGAACTCTGGAAGTCGCTTCACATATCAAACGACGACTTTATACGTACAACAGAGGAAAGGCACATAAGGGTTGTACAGGGGGCTTTAGATCTCCTGTTCAAAAAAGGTGATATATATAAAGACACCTATGAGGGTTGGTATTGCCTTCCTGATGAACGTTTCTGGACAGAGAAGGACCTTGCAGATGGGAAATGTCCTGAGTGCGGCAGGGGTGTTGAAAAGATCTCCGAGAGCAACTATTTCTTCCGTATGGGAAGATACCAGGCGTGGCTTACAGACTATATAAACAACCATCCTGATTATATCCAGCCGGTATCGAGAAGGAATGAAGTGCTGGGTTTCCTTCAAAACCAGCTTGGAGACCTCTGCATATCAAGACCAAAGGCACGGCTGTCATGGGGGATACCCCTCCCGTTCGATAATGAATACGTGACATATGTCTGGTTTGATGCCCTTGTAAACTATATATCTGTGCCAGGTTATCTCTCTGATATGGACAGATTCACGAAGTGGTGGCCTGCTGACTTCCACCTCATTGGCAAGGACATACTCACCACTCACTCTGTATACTGGTCCACAATG from Nitrospirota bacterium includes the following:
- a CDS encoding dTMP kinase, with protein sequence MEGKFITFEGIEGCGKTTQAKLLVQYLEGKGYRVLMTREPGGTAISEAVREILLSTDFSNMHPHTEVLLYLASRAQHVNEVIRPALDDGKIIVCDRFSDSTFVYQSLVRGLDMHMIKSINRFATGKLSPHLTFVLDIDPEEGLRRARSRNQKNMREEDRIEKEAMDFHQRVREGYLKWAAENPDRLYVVRSDREKEEVHEEIVGLMEKTGKFQ
- a CDS encoding DUF502 domain-containing protein, with the protein product MKGQLKRYFITGLLVITPIWGTYLVLSTLLRFLEGFLGDSLKGIGKYYIPGMGIITLVILIFLVGVLTTNFIGKKVMNLSERAMNRVPLVRSIYTVFKHIVDTLSLQGKEHFNRVVIVEFPRDGVYSLGFITGVTRGEVQNLTTETVVNVFIPTTPNPTTGYFIFVPENKVTPLSMGVEDAMKMLISGGLYTPPHLKDAKQHKGPEGFSSTKAGDSKEAGVKV
- a CDS encoding stage 0 sporulation protein produces the protein MEENNNIETAPLKEGIKIVGIRSRDRGVIVHFDPQDIIARVGDYVVTEGEYGEEIGRVVSPPRYVLKVLNNKPLKKILRTAVSDDLQKLESHSKMEQEAFSYCNERISDRRLQMKLIDVEFSFNESRISFYFSADTRIDFRELVKDLAYKFNARIELRQVGIRDEARMISGFGTCGRPLCCATFLKEFTTVSIKMAREQGIVINPVKISGMCGRLMCCIAYEQGSKNDKR
- the holB gene encoding DNA polymerase III subunit delta', yielding MGFKEIRGQERAINILKRAIATDHAAHAYIFHGPEGVGKKLAAMTFAMAMNCTEDKGDACGQCISCRKISSGIHPDFTLLDQDSGDIKIAAIRDLINGMVYKPLEAKKRVIIVNGAERFNLSSSNAFLKTLEEPPANTVIILISSSPDMLLQTILSRCQKISFSQIPPDIIAGILMDKMGIEEVQADFVSCMSDGSPGKAISLASEDIQQIRLHILNGIFTTNRESRGAVFELSEKYSKDDDSFYNVLFWIITCLRDMLILKENGDSGLIINKDVSRILTDLKNRMSLERLLDIMGMVKSVYKGQERNMNRQLALDVLGNKIADGISV